The following proteins are encoded in a genomic region of Oncorhynchus masou masou isolate Uvic2021 chromosome 19, UVic_Omas_1.1, whole genome shotgun sequence:
- the rnaseh1 gene encoding ribonuclease H1 has protein sequence MFRLTGLYSIVRRAVCNGTEDVVKGKFFYAVRKGFKPGVYKTWDECKSQVDKFPYASYKKFAAEKDAWAFVRSLATSITPDLSEGASYEATLPRRAPKALEYIPIGQKRHYDHIDEEEVSPAKQSQYSSPSSKSSDGFTYIGDAVVVYTDGCCSGNGKAGARAGIGVYWGRDHPLNVAEPLDGRQTNQRAELQATCKALEQAKEMNIKKLVLYTDSKFTINGVTSWVKNWKLNNWRLNSGGPVINKEHFEKLDKLNEELEVVWLHIPGHAGYPGNEEADRLSRAGAAKHLD, from the exons ATGTTCAGATTGACTGGTCTGTATAGTATAGTACGCAGGGCAGTCTGCAATGGCACAGAGGACGTCGTGAAAGGCAAATTCTTCTACGCTGTGAGGAAAGGATTCAAACCTGGCGTTTACAAAACCTG GGATGAATGTAAGAGCCAAGTCGACAAGTTCCCATATGCCAGCTACAAGAAGTTTGCAGCAGAAAAGGATGCATGGGCATTTGTCAGAAGCCTAGCAACCTCGATAACACCAGACCTGTCAGAGG GAGCCAGCTATGAGGCAACACTCCCTAGAAGAGCACCGAAGGCCCTTGAGTACATACCCATTGGTCAGAAGAGGCACTATGATCACATAGACGAGGAGGAGGTGTCCCCTGCCAAACAGAGTCAATACAGCAGCCCATCTTCAAAAAGCTCTGATGGATTCACCTACATTG GGGATGCAGTGGTGGTGTACACAGATGGTTGTTGTTCAGGCAATGGGAAGGCCGGGGCCCGAGCTGGCATCGGAGTGTACTGGGGACGTGACCATCCTCT GAATGTAGCTGAACCACTGGATGGAAGACAGACCAACCAGAGAGCCGAATTACAGGCAA CATGTAAAGCCTTGGAGCAGGCCAAAGAGATGAACATCAAGAAGTTGGTGCTTTATACAGACAGCAAGTTCACCATAAACG GTGTCACCAGCTGGGTGAAGAACTGGAAGCTAAACAACTGGAGGCTCAACTCTGGTGGCCCCGTCATCAACAAAGAGCACTTTGAAAAACTTGACAAGCTGAATGAAGAGCTGGAGGTTGTATGG TTGCACATTCCGGGCCACGCTGGGTACCCAGGGAACGAGGAGGCCGACAGGCTGTCCAGAGCCGGAGCAGCGAAACACTTAGATTAG